A window of the Brassica oleracea var. oleracea cultivar TO1000 chromosome C1, BOL, whole genome shotgun sequence genome harbors these coding sequences:
- the LOC106308848 gene encoding vacuolar-processing enzyme gamma-isozyme, which translates to MTPVAVAVLFLSLIALSAARQNPDDDVIKLPSHASRFFRPNNDDESSSSGTRWAVLVAGSSGYWNYRHQADVCHAYQLLRKGGLKEENIVVFMYDDIADNEENPRKGIIINSPHGSDVYEGVPKDYTGDDVTVENLFAVILGDKGAVKGGSGKVVDSGPNDHIFIFYSDHGGPGVLGMPTSPYLYADDLNDVLKKKHASGTYKSMVFYLEACESGSIFEGLLEEGLNIYATTASNAVESSWGTYCPGEEPSPPPEYETCLGDLYSVAWMEDSGVHNLQTETLRQQYELVKRRTAGGASAYGSHVMQYGDVGLNKDKLDLYMGTNPANDNFTFVDANSLTPPSGVTNQRDADLVHFWDKYRKAPEGSTRKTEAQKQVLEAMSHRLHVDNSVKLVSKLLFGISEGSEVLNKVRPAGQPLADDWTCLKNTVRAFERHCGSLSQYGIKHMRSFANICNAGIQMEQMEEAASQACTSIPSGPWSSLHRGFSA; encoded by the exons ATGACACCTGTCGCCGTCGCCGTTCTCTTCCTCTCCTTGATCGCCCTCTCCGCCGCAAGACAAAACCCCGACGACGACGTCATCAAACTCCCCTCGCACGCTTCCAGATTCTTCCGCCCCAACAACGACGACGAATCTTCATCGTCCGGCACCAGGTGGGCCGTTCTCGTCGCCGGATCGAGCGGTTATTGGAACTACAGACATCAG GCTGATGTTTGTCATGCTTATCAACTACTGAGGAAAGGAGGATTGAAAGAGGAGAATATTGTGGTTTTCATGTATGATGATATTGCTGATAATGAAGAGAATCCGAGGAAAGGGATCATTATCAACAGCCCTCATGGGAGTGATGTCTATGAAGGAGTTCCCAAG GATTACACTGGAGATGATGTTACTGTTGAGAATCTGTTTGCTGTGATCCTTGGAGACAAAGGTGCTGTTAAGGGAGGGAGTGGGAAGGTTGTGGATAGTGGTCCTAATGATCATATTTTTATATTCTATAGTGACCATGGTGGTCCTGGAGTTCTTG GGATGCCGACTTCTCCTTACTTATATGCTGATGATTTGAATGATGTCTTGAAGAAAAAACATGCTTCCGGAACCTACAAAAGCATG GTGTTCTATCTTGAAGCTTGCGAGTCTGGAAGTATCTTTGAAGGGCTTCTTGAAGAGGGTTTAAACATCTACGCCACAACTGCATCAAACGCAGTGGAAAGCAGTTGGGGTACCTATTGCCCTGGGGAGGAGCCTAGCCCTCCACCAGAGTATGAAACTTGCTTAGGTGACTTATACAGTGTTGCATGGATGGAAGACAG CGGTGTGCACAATCTACAAACTGAGACTCTACGCCAACAATATGAGCTA GTGAAGAGGAGGACTGCTGGTGGTGCGTCGGCTTACGGTTCTCATGTGATGCAATATGGAGATGTAGGACTTAACAAGGATAAGCTCGACCTTTACATGGGAACAAACCCTGCCAATGACAACTTCACCTTTGTGGATGCTAATTCACTGACTCCACCTTCAGGAGTTACTAACCAGCGTGATGCAGATCTTGTCCATTTCTGGGATAAG TACCGAAAGGCACCAGAAGGTTCCACAAGGAAAACAGAAGCTCAGAAGCAAGTCCTTGAAGCCATGTCTCACAGACTTCATGTTGACAACAGTGTGAAACTCGTCAGCAAACTCTTGTTTGGCATCTCAGAAGGTTCTGAAGTGCTAAACAAAGTAAGGCCTGCTGGACAACCTCTGGCCGATGACTGGACTTGCCTTAAAAACACG GTGAGAGCTTTTGAGAGACACTGTGGGTCGCTGTCACAGTACGGTATCAAGCACATGAGGTCATTTGCAAACATCTGCAACGCAGGGATCCAAATGGAGCAAATGGAAGAGGCAGCTTCACAGGCTTGCACCTCAATCCCATCTGGTCCTTGGAGCTCTCTTCACCGTGGATTCAGTGCTTAA